TCCTCGCGCAACGGTCCGAGCAGCTGGTTGGCGAACGGGAAGGTGGTGACCACGGCCCGGGTGTCCGGGGGCAGGTGCGCAAGCATCCGCCGGTACGCCGGACGCAGCGCGGCCCGGATCAGCGCCAGCGCCACGGGTGACCGGCTGGTGACCGTGAACAACGCCTGGTAGCTCCAGGGCAGCCAGCGCAGCATGCCCCAGTAGGTCTGGCGGACCAGCCGGTCCAGCGGGCCGGGCAGGGTGGCCAGGAAGTTCACCCGGTCGACGGTGAACCCCCGCGCCCGCAGCCGGCGCGCCAACTCCCCGGCGGCGGCGTCATGGCCGGCACCGATGTCGGCCGACACCACCACGATCCGGTGGTCGACGTGCTCGTTCCCACCGCGCCCCCTCACCCGGCGCGCTTACCCCGCCGGATGGAGAACAGTCACCGGTTGTTCCGGGTTGGCCCGCGCCAGCCGTCCGGATCGTCCCCGCGGGGGGTGCCGAGTCCGTGTTCGGCCAACGGCCCGAGGGTGATCCCCCGTCGCCCGGCCCAGCGCACCAGCAGGGGCAGCGTGCCCAACGCGCCCTGCCAGGCCCGGGGCGACGAGGCGCAGTCGGAGTCGTGCAGCAGGACGGTGCCGCCGTCGGCCAGGGTCCGGGTGAGATTGCGCTGGATCCACTCCGGCTCGGCCCCGGACACCCAGTCCCGGCCCCACGCCGTCCACAGCACCGGGGTCAGCTCCAGCCGTCGGCAGGCCAGCACGGCGGCGGTGGTCAGCACCCCGTACGGCGGCCGGTACCAGCGGGGTGTCGTCCCGGTCGCCGCCGCGATCCGGTCCCGGGCCCGGCCGATGTCGGCGTACGTCACCCGGGGCGGGCACCGCAGCAGGTTGCGGTGCCGCCAGCCGTGCACGGCGACCTCGTGCCCGGCGGCCACGATCTCCCGCCCCAGCCCGGGGTCCCGGTCCACCATCACGCCGAGCAGGAAGAAGGTGGCCCGGACCCGGGTGTCGGCCAGGGTCCGCAGGAACCAGGGGGTGGAGTCGCGGTCCGGCCCGTCGTCGAGGGTCAACGCCACGTGCCCGGGTCGGCCGACCCCCGCGAGACC
Above is a window of Micromonospora yangpuensis DNA encoding:
- a CDS encoding polysaccharide deacetylase family protein, which translates into the protein MNRAGLGAAALAGALAVHAGPALSAILPLRRRFLPGLAGVGRPGHVALTLDDGPDRDSTPWFLRTLADTRVRATFFLLGVMVDRDPGLGREIVAAGHEVAVHGWRHRNLLRCPPRVTYADIGRARDRIAAATGTTPRWYRPPYGVLTTAAVLACRRLELTPVLWTAWGRDWVSGAEPEWIQRNLTRTLADGGTVLLHDSDCASSPRAWQGALGTLPLLVRWAGRRGITLGPLAEHGLGTPRGDDPDGWRGPTRNNR